Sequence from the Pseudomonas frederiksbergensis genome:
CCACCTATACAGGCCTGGGCCTGGCGGTGCTGCTGGGTCTGGTGTTCATCGGCGGGATCAAGCGTATCGCCAAGGTGGCCGACCTGCTGGTACCGGTCAAGACCCTGGCCTACATCGGTGTGACCCTCTACGTGATCGTGCTGCAGTTCGAACACGTACCGGGCATGCTGGCGACAATCGTCAAGAGCGCCTTTGGCCTGGACCAGGCTTTTGGCGGCCTGATCGGCAGCGCCATCGTCATGGGCGTCAAGCGTGGCGTGTTCGCCAACGAAGCCGGCCTGGGCAGCGCGCCTAACGTCGCCGCCGTCGCGTCGGTCGAGCACCCGGCTGCACAAGGTGTGGTCCAGGCGTTCAGTGTGTTCCTCGACACCTTCGTGATCTGCACCTGCACCGCGTTGCTGATCCTGCTGTCGGGCTTCTATACCCCGGGCTTCGAAGGCGACGGCATTGCCCTGACCCAGAACTCCCTGGCAGCCGTGGTCGGTGACTGGGGCCGAGTGTTCATCTCCGTAGCCTTGTCGTTGTTTGTGTTCACCTCGATCCTCTACAACTACTATCTGGGTGAGAACAACCTGCGCTTCATGCTCGGCGAAAACCGCAAGGCACTGATGGCGTATCGCACCCTGGTCCTGGCATTGATTTTCTGGGGCGCCATCGAGAACCTGGGCACCGTGTTCGCGTTCGCCGACATCACCATGACCCTGCTGGCTTTCGTCAACCTGATCGCGCTGTTCCTGCTGTTCAAGGTCGGCATGCGCATCCTGCGTGACTACGATGACCAGCGTGCGGCCGGCATCAAGGTTCCTGTC
This genomic interval carries:
- a CDS encoding alanine/glycine:cation symporter family protein, with the translated sequence MLEVINDFLSGKVLIALIVGLGGYFTIRSRFVQFRHFFHMFAVFRDSLKSSTDQLSSFQALMLSLAGRVGAGNIAGVGIAVTLGGPGAVFWMWVTALVGMSSSFFECSLGQLYKRCDSEGQYRGGPSYYIQHGLQKRWLGMIMAFLLLITFGFAFNGLQAHAVTHSLNNAFGFDTTYTGLGLAVLLGLVFIGGIKRIAKVADLLVPVKTLAYIGVTLYVIVLQFEHVPGMLATIVKSAFGLDQAFGGLIGSAIVMGVKRGVFANEAGLGSAPNVAAVASVEHPAAQGVVQAFSVFLDTFVICTCTALLILLSGFYTPGFEGDGIALTQNSLAAVVGDWGRVFISVALSLFVFTSILYNYYLGENNLRFMLGENRKALMAYRTLVLALIFWGAIENLGTVFAFADITMTLLAFVNLIALFLLFKVGMRILRDYDDQRAAGIKVPVFDSSKFPDLDLDRKAWPATPSASAADAGNAPASLAAAQR